From Numida meleagris isolate 19003 breed g44 Domestic line chromosome 4, NumMel1.0, whole genome shotgun sequence, the proteins below share one genomic window:
- the GNB4 gene encoding guanine nucleotide-binding protein subunit beta-4, with protein MSELEQLRQEAEQLRNQIRDARKACSDTTLAQITTSLDSVGRIQMRTRRTLRGHLAKIYAMHWGSDSRLLVSASQDGKLIIWDSYTTNKMHAIPLRSSWVMTCAYAPSGNYVACGGLDNICSIYNLKTREGNVRVSRELPGHTGYLSCCRFLDDNQIVTSSGDTTCALWDIETGQQTTTFTGHTGDVMSLSLSPDMRTFVSGACDASSKLWDIRDGMCRQSFTGHVSDINAVCFFPNGHAFATGSDDATCRLFDLRADQELMMYSHDNIICGITSVAFSKSGRLLLAGYDDFNCNVWDTLKGERAGVLAGHDNRVSCLGVTDDGMAVATGSWDSFLRIWN; from the exons GATGCAAGGAAAGCATGTAGTGACACAACTCTTGCTCAG atcACAACAAGTCTGGACTCAGTGGGTCGGATTCAAATGCGAACAAGGCGTACGCTTAGAGGTCACTTAGCCAAAATTTATGCTATGCACTGGGGATCTGACTCGAG GCTACTAGTCAGTGCTTCACAAGATGGAAAATTAATTATCTGGGATAGTTATACAACAAATAAG ATGCATGCCATTCCTCTGAGATCCTCCTGGGTGATGACTTGTGCGTACGCGCCGTCTGGCAACTACGTGGCCTGTGGTGGATTGGACAACATCTGCTCCATATACAACTTAAAAACCAGAGAGGGCAACGTGAGAGTGAGCCGAGAGTTGCCAGGGCACACAG ggtATTTGTCCTGTTGTCGCTTTTTAGATGACAACCAAATTGTCACTAGCTCAGGAGACACCACTTG CGCTCTGTGGGATATTGAAACTGGTCAGCAGACCACCACATTCACTGGACATACTGGTGATGTAATGAGTCTCTCTCTAAGTCCAGACATGAGGACTTTTGTTTCGGGTGCCTGCGATGCCTCCTCAAAGCTCTGGGATATTCGAGATGGAATGTGCAGGCAGTCGTTCACAGGGCACGTGTCAGATATTAACGCCGTTTGT TTTTTTCCCAACGGACATGCCTTTGCCACTGGATCTGATGATGCCACTTGCCGACTCTTTGACCTGCGTGCAGATCAGGAATTAATGATGTACTCACATGACAATATCATCTGCGGAATCACTTCTGTAGCCTTCTCAAAAAGTGGTCGCCTTTTGCTAGCGGGTTACGATGATTTCAACTGCAATGTGTGGGATACTCTGAAAGGGGAGAGAGCAG GTGTCCTTGCTGGCCATGACAACCGTGTCAGCTGTCTAGGTGTTACTGATGATGGCATGGCTGTAGCTACAGGGTCTTGGGACAGTTTTCTCAGAATCTGGAATTAA